The following coding sequences are from one Acipenser ruthenus chromosome 7, fAciRut3.2 maternal haplotype, whole genome shotgun sequence window:
- the ttc41 gene encoding putative tetratricopeptide repeat protein 41: MVDLDCSREDSEIHCCFHFTQKTPIQPFLCSTLDDFHQERDYLSTEIFPQLDTLCRARGTYFKAVDLRWDTEEIQSSSHFEPKTPCQHHPRHQHFSSQQLKINLDYINSSFPFFICILGHQYGEFRPENSKLLPVSVASLEGQPKVEKNLHVASKNGYPWVLHEENQNCSLTELEITQAAFLNDPQASFFYFRDCRHIEDKILDTLDEEKQKILSTFSSRTDYEELKARELKTRIINKGLKVRFFRNLRELGELVLKDWTGVIEQCYPLDSIPKNIGHELSLERIFHEAFADSLCKLFVPSLEYWQIFETLNSFVLSTTSNMKTHCGFPEGTSEVKKSRQQYETEHEQKAILLLYGDRGCGKSSMVSCWLKSFRQNHPSQLVISHYVGTSSASTDIRSFLKRCITELRCEYFGIADESDMPLFSENSSEAWMFPLVVQSFVAAAGLRPCVLVLDGIDELAGTFGMSAQQVKEFKWLPQPLPPQCKIIFTTTSSDLSCRSISRRQDVLLVHCPCQPDSEIRGSILQKHLAMPYKEVPSSQLGNIMGKKLSMLPVFLSVLGSELRTCGVLRDQEECLEEYLEVLSLQELWALVLQRWIQDYSWAIERKASSKRKRAVSPNTPQRGLKGWVSDTLCLICLSRCGLREQEVLKLLGSLGYSGDLEVSIFDWAVFRSATREWIKERPDGLLNFTHQSLSQAMERQLLRVITPVTESHPSSIEDPSSSRKTELHRLLAQFFQQQHPFRRVYTEFPWHLQRCGDWSELHAFISDPVTVGFVSSNSYSYSHQQKMDLVQYWNVLSEKGYNPFVSYQNLVREITTDSHHESEGRKSTVAFIGDPEDCENETNRTNSTFLNEALSRDKGKDELSLLDKCTQRRLIVFAAEILDDLRMTPEAEELLLVSESLLSETNMQEEKRMHILLRVQQFLGDLYYRTGNLQEAESYWFKALATAEPLLTCCNNITEDIKKAKGQILCKLSQVLIEGGSNKIQGILEEICALPEISSHPCGEATIKYIHGLYKFSWGDFSDAEISFQEALGLRKCWYGPMHPLVAEVEEYMADLLCNAKTETGISRSSRRRALELYRHVLEVKEAAKLQALSPHVAQPLGCSLASTLYKLGKLLLINSSLQEKREAVELLQKAMDLRVLLLGPNHSLSKEVLWILKNETEATDLTLPRQNNMLQEQEKVFQSGRSTPLNSRPQTNMKLRQRPKSCFQLRSCTSTVSNGLEVSVNLQSYLEEPPKKSSVQNHFTNQSACSVSVGKGLGSDNVKIKTDISVSSHDTRHGSSRDIVSVKSDGAWPVLSRRGVVSVASHAQKCSVYRPQTVCQTSISGLYSTIRDLMPSLTLDVSDRHRVLHRMAWYHVPGRYPTLHKPFPPKRNLLRSSFQANR, from the exons ATGGTAGATTTAGATTGCTCCAGAGAAGACAGTGAAATTCACTGTTGCTTCCATTTCACCCAGAAGACACCCATTCAGCCATTCCTCTGCTCAACCCTGGATGATTTCCACCAAGAAAGGGATTACTTATCAACTGAGATCTTCCCACAGCTTGACACGCTTTGTAGGGCAAGGGGAACCTACTTCAAAGCTGTAGACCTCAGATGGGACACAGAAGAAATCCAGAGCAGTTCCCATTTTGAGCCAAAGACCCCTTGTCAACATCACCCTCGCCACCAGCATTTCTCCTCCCAGCAGCTGAAGATCAACCTGGATTACATCAATAGCTCCTTTCCATTTTTCATTTGCATATTGGGCCACCAATATGGAGAGTTTCGTCCAGAAAACTCCAAGCTTTTGCCAGTTTCTGTAGCCAGTCTTGAAGGGCAGCCCAAAGtggaaaaaaatctgcatgtcgCGAGTAAAAATGGCTATCCCTGGGTGCTCCATGAAGAGAACCAAAACTGCAGCTTGACTGAGCTTGAGATCACCCAAGCAGCCTTTCTGAATGACCCCCAGGCCAGCTTCTTCTACTTCAGGGATTGCCGCCACATAGAGGATAAGATCCTAGATACCCTTGATGAAGAAAAGCAGAAGATTCTGAGTACATTTTCTAGCCGGACGGATTACGAGGAGTTGAAGGCGAGGGAGCTTAAAACCAGAATCATCAATAAGGGTCTGAAAGTCCGTTTTTTCAGAAATCTACGTGAGCTTGGAGAGCTGGTGTTAAAAGACTGGACAGGTGTTATTGAGCAGTGTTATCCTCTGGACTCAATTCCTAAAAACATAG GCCATGAACTCAGTCTAGAACGTATATTCCATGAAGCTTTTGCAGACAGTCTTTGTAAACTGTTTGTTCCTTCGCTGGAGTACTGGCAGATCTTTGAAACACTGAACTCATTTGTACTTTCAACCACATCTAATATGAAGACACATTGTGGTTTTCCAGAAGGCACTTCAGAAGTTAAGAAATCAAG ACAGCAGTATGAAACAGAACATGAACAGAAGGCCATCCTCCTGCTATATGGAGACAGGGGATGTGGCAAGTCATCTATGGTTTCTTGCTGGCTAAAGTCTTTCAGACAGAACCACCCAAGTCAGCTGGTGATATCTCACTATGTTGGAACCAGTTCTGCCAGCACAGATATCAGGTCTTTTCTGAAACGCTGTATCACAGAGCTTCGTTGTGAATACTTTG GTATAGCAGATGAATCTGATATGCCTCTGTTCAGTGAAAATTCTTCAGAGGCCTGGATGTTCCCCTTGGTTGTCCAGTCCTTTGTAGCAGCAGCTGGACTGAGACCATGTGTGCTGGTGCTGGATGGGATTGATGAACTGGCTGGGACTTTTGGCATGTCTGCTCAGCAG GTGAAAGAGTTTAAGTGGCTTCCCCAACCTTTGCCGCCTCAATGTAAGATTATATTCACCACCACCTCTTCAGACCTTTCATGCAGGTCAATCAGTCGCCGGCAAGATGTCCTTCTGGTTCATTGCCCCTGTCAGCCAGACTCAGAAATCAGAGGCAGTATTCTACAGAAACACCTGGCAATGCCATATAAAGAAGTCCCAAGCTCTCAGCTTGGAAACATTATGGGTAAAAAGCTAAGCATGCTCCCGGTATTCTTGTCTGTACTGGGCAGCGAGCTGCGGACCTGTGGGGTCTTAAGAGACCAAGAGGAGTGCCTGGAAGAATACCTAGAGGTTCTTTCCCTCCAGGAGCTGTGGGCACTGGTGCTTCAGCGTTGGATTCAGGACTATAGCTGGGCAATTGAGAGGAAAGCAAGCAGCAAAAGGAAGAGGGCAGTGTCACCTAATACTCCTCAAAGAG GGTTGAAAGGCTGGGTGTCGGACACTCTGTGTTTAATTTGTCTCTCTCGCTGTGGACTGAGAGAACAGGAGGTTCTGAAGCTCCTCGGGAGCCTGGGGTATTCTGGGGATCTGGAGGTGTCCATCTTTGACTGGGCTGTGTTCCGTTCAGCCACCAGAGAATGGATCAAGGAGAGACCTGATGGACTTCTCAACTTCACACACCAATCCTTAAGCCAGGCTATGGAGCGTCAGCTTCTGA GAGTCATCACTCCAGTGACTGAAAGCCACCCCAGTTCAATTGAGGACCCCTCTAGCAGCAGAAAGACTGAGTTACACCGGCTGCTAGCCCAGTTCTTCCAGCAGCAGCATCCCTTCAGGAGGGTCTACACGGAGTTCCCGTGGCACTTGCAAAGGTGTGGGGACTGGAGTGAGCTGCATGCCTTCATTTCTGATCCTGT aactGTTGGTTTTGTGTCCAGCAACTCATATTCATATTCCCATCAGCAGAAGATGGACCTTGTTCAGTACTGGAATGTTTTGTCAGAAAAAGGCTACAACCCTTTTGTCTCTTATCAGAACCTAGTCAGGGAAATAACTACAGACTCCCACCATGAATCAGAAGGAAGGAAAAGTACAGTTGCATTCATAG GTGATCCTGAAGATTGTGAGAATGAGACAAACAGGACTAACAGTACATTCCTCAATGAAGCCCTTAGCAGAGACAAAGGCAAAG ATGAGTTATCCTTGCTAGACAAGTGTACTCAACGAAGGCTAATAGTTTTCGCTGCAGAAATACTAGATGATCTGCGAATGACACCAGAAGCTGAGGAGCTGCTGTTGGTGTCCGAGTCTCTGCTTTCTGag ACTAATATGCAGGAGGAAAAGAGGATGCACATTCTGCTCAGAGTTCAGCAGTTTCTAGGGGACCTGTACTATAGAACAGGTAATCTGCAAGAGGCTGAGAGTTATTGGTTCAAGGCTTTGGCCACTGCAGAGCCCTTATTAACATGCTGTAATAACATCACTGAAGATATTAAAAAAGCAAAAG gTCAAATACTGTGTAAATTGAGTCAGGTACTTATTGAAGGTGGTTCCAATAAAATCCAAGGGATTCTTGAGGAGATCTGTGCACTCCCTGAAATAAGTTCTCACCCCTGTGGAGAGGctactataaaatacattcatgggCTCTACAA GTTTTCTTGGGGAGATTTTTCTGATGCAGAAATCAGCTTTCAGGAAGCTCTGGGTCTAAGAAAGTGTTGGTATGGTCCAATGCACCCCCTAGTGGCTGAAGTAGAGGAGTACATGGCAGACCTCCTCTGTAATGCAAAGACTGAGACTGG TATTTCCAGGTCCAGCAGAAGAAGAGCGCTAGAACTTTATCGACATGTATTGGAGGTTAAAGAAGCAGCAAAGCTCCAGGCATTATCTCCACACGTTGCACAGCCTTTAGGGTGTAGCCTGGCCAGCACTCTTTATAAATTAG gtaaacTGTTACTGATTAACTCCAGTCTGCAGGAAAAACGTGAAGCAGTGGAGCTTTTACAAAAAGCAATGGATCTTCGGGTCCTCTTGCTCGGTCCCAACCACAGTTTGTCTAAAGAAGTGTTGTG GATTTTGAAAAATGAGACTGAAGCCACTGACTTAACACTTCCTAGGCAGAATAACATGCTACAAGAGCAAGAGAAGGTCTTTCAATCTGGAAGGAGCACCCCACTGAACTCCCGACCACAGACGAACATGAAGCTGAGGCAGAGACCCAAAAGCTGCTTTCAACTGAGATCCTGTACCAGTACTGTCAGCAACGGACTTGAAGTGTCAGTCAACCTTCAGTCCTATCTAGAGGAACCTCCAAAGAAAAGTTCTGTTCAAAACCACTTTACCAACCAAAGTGCCTGCAGTGTCAGTGTAGGGAAAGGACTAGGGAGTGACAATGTAAAGATCAAAACGGACATCTCTGTGTCTTCGCATGACACCCGACATGGTTCATCAAGGGATATTGTGTCGGTCAAAAGTGATGGTGCATGGCCTGTGTTATCAAGAAGAGGTGTTGTATCAGTTGCAAGCCATGCCCAAAAATGCTCAGTATACAGGCCTCAGACTGTATGCCAGACCTCCATATCAGGACTTTACAGTACCATCAGAGATTTGATGCCATCACTTACACTGGATGTGTCAGACAGACACAGAGTGCTCCACCGAATGGCTTGGTACCATGTACCAGGCAGGTACCCTACTCTTCATAAACCATTTCCTCCCAAACGGAATCTGCTGAGAAGTAGCTTTCAGGCAAACAGATAG